In Papaver somniferum cultivar HN1 chromosome 1, ASM357369v1, whole genome shotgun sequence, a genomic segment contains:
- the LOC113301753 gene encoding PKS-NRPS hybrid synthetase CHGG_01239-like, producing MTRARMPPRKILSKLKADDKNNKTTLQQIYNARSTLRRKDLQGRLVMQQLLWLAQKKNYAFQEKLDEFGHVMHLFIAHPECVKLALCFPQVLILDCTYKTNKYEMILMNVVGHTSTKSPFTVAFCFLHDELKESYVWALQQVKLIFQEDALPKVMVTDQDAALMFAIRKVFPNAQNFLCTFHVWNDVRKKCQRIIQPLKLKELEVIAKLPDGEREVKKKKFKKAYEDNERMWSCFSNDWDALQWSITEEVYEENAAKLIANWGMKYPEIIIYLRKQFLDTNKHRFVSAFKNHHKHFDNQATSMVESAHYLLKRNLFGCVDTFVMVFDAMEDYFMSDVIRTKTLFKKSLMMKHDDYPDDKWLRGLTHTVSHLCLELIMKEVDLMDKMDANSQEECVCKMRESMGLPCRHDLLRYKDCMVSFEDIDPHWKQLSCDFMPDEDDVEIWDTPYGKRYPSGVKYHDAEYEEEKKAIEKLDKIDEVKLSNKCGRPSKDKGETSNKEVKNSGPLCPPPLQGDVKLKGKMFPSQQMETTKSTPVPEQKEKKTIYADGKMKGPKRDSLGKYLRPTNMIYKNYLLNLPEAIHEYIISMEDVEGDGNYGFHVIAEQLRPFKDGNHPVKQGDEVNYIRQRLLQTLRRNKDFYKSMMRGGGDHRVAQEFISFERRLHGDIVITSDNWMQMPICGVLIAETFNCVVHSFARSGSCFTYAPPTKPGMRILKIEDLLLHLFKAAIISVSSLDPVAQYLHCFFYPFGLFFKKITRRIGMQITLQR from the exons atgacacgagcacgtatgCCACCAAGAAAAATTCTTAGCAAGTTGAAGGCAGATGATAAGAACAACAAGACTACGTTGCAACAAATCTATAACGCGAGAAGTACTTTGAGAAGAAAGGATTTGCAAGGTAGGTTGGTGATGCAACAATTATTGTGGTTGGCGCAAAAGAAGAACTATGCTTTCCAAGAGAAATTGGATGAATTCGGGCATGTGATGCACCTTTTTATTGCCCATCCGGAATGCGTAAAGTTGGcgttatgcttcccacaagttctcatattggattgcacttacaagaccaATAAGTATGAGATGATCTTGATGAATGTGGTTGGTCATACGTCAACCAAGTCACCTTTcaccgttgctttttgttttttgCATGATGAGTTGAAAGAAAGCTATGTTTGGGCATTGCAACAAGTGAAGTTAATCTTCCAGGAGGATGCTCTTCCAAAGGTCATGGTAACCGACCAAGATGCGGCATTGATGTTTGCTATAAGGAAGGTATTCCCGAATGCGCAAAACTTTCTTTGTACCTTTCATGTATGGAATGATGTTAGGAAAAAATGCCAACGAATAATTCAACCACTCAAGTTGAAAGAGCTAGAGGTGATTGCTAAATTACCGGATGGAGAacgagaagtgaagaagaaaaaattcaagAAAGCATATGAGGATAATGAAAGGATGTGGTCATGTTTCTCCAACGATTGGGATGCTTTGCAATGGTCAATCACCGAAGAAGTGTACGAAGAAAATGCTGCAAAACTCATTGCGAATTGGGGCATGAAATACCCGGAAATCATTATATATTTACGCAAGCAATTCTTGGATACCAACAAACATAGATTTGTTAGTGCATTTAAAAACCACCACAagcacttcgacaaccaagctacaagtatggtagagtcggctcactATCTTTTGAAGAGGAATCTATTTGGGTGCGTGGACACGTTCGTCATGGTGTTTGACGCAATGGAAGACTATTTCATGAGTGATGTTATAAGAACTAAAACGTTATTCAAAAAAAGTCTAATGATGAAGCATGATGATTACCCGGATGATAAGTGGCTCCGGGGACTAACCCATACGGTCTCTCATTTGTGCCTTGAACTTATAATGAAGGAAGTTGATTTGATGGACAAAATGGATGCTAACTCccaagaagagtgtgtttgtaaaatgagGGAAAGCATGGGACTTCCGTGTCGGCATGAtctacttcggtacaaggattGTATGGTATCttttgaggatattgatcctCATTGGAAACAATTGAGTTGTGATTTCATGCCTGACGAGGACGATGTAGAGATTTGGGACACACCTTATGGGAAAAG GTATCCATCCGGGGTCAAGTACCATGATGCTGAgtacgaagaagagaagaaggcaATAGAGAAGTTGGACAAGATAGATGAAGTGAAACTATCAAATAAGTGTGGTCGACCAAGCAAGGATAAAGgtgaaacaagtaacaaagaagTTAAGAATAGTGGTCCTCTATGTCCTCCCCCATTGCAAGGAGACGTCAAGCTTAAGGGTAAGATGTTTCCATCTCAACAAATGGAAACAACAAAGAGTACTCCGGTGCCGGAGCAAAAGGAGAAGAAAACCATATATGCGGATGGTAAAATGAAAGGTCCTAAAAGAGATAGTTTGGGAAAGTATTTGCGACCTACTAATATGATTTACAAAAACTACTTGCTCAACCTACCCGAAGCCATTCACGAGTATATCATATCTATGGAAGATGTCGAAGGGGATGGCAATTATGGTTTCCATGTCATCGCGGAACAACTAAGACCTTTTAAAGATGGAAACCATCCGGTTAAGCAAGGGGACGAAGTAAATTATATAAGGCAAAGATTGTTACAAACACTACGCCGAAACAAGGACTTCTACAAGTCAATGATGAGAGGTGGCGGAGACCATAGGGTCGCACAAGAGTTCATTAGTTTTGAACGGCGTTTACATGGGGATATCGTCATCACAAGTGACAATTGGATGCAAATGCCGATATGTGGGGTTTTAATTGCGGAGACCTTCAATTGCGTTGTTCATTCTTTTGCGAGGTCTGGAAGTTGTTTCACCTACGCGCCGCCAACAAAACCTGGCATGAGGATTTTAAAGATAGAAGACTTGTTATTGCATTTGTTCAAGGCTGCCATTATATCGGTCTCAAGCTTAGACCCGGTTGCCCAATACCTCCATTGTTTCTTTTATCCTTTTGGCCTCTTCTTCAAGAAAATTACTCGAAGGATTGGTATGCAAATTACGCTACAGAGATGA